A region of the Serinicoccus profundi genome:
ATGACCATCGTGCCGGCGACGAACTGCCGGATCGTCCGCCCCCGGGAGATGCGGGCGAGGAAGAGACCGACGAAGGAGGCCCAGGCGACCCACCAGGCCCAGAAGAAGAGGGTCCAGAGGTTCATCCACTCGTTGGCCCCGTCGTAGGCCATGGTGTCCATCGTCATCGTGGGGAAGCGCCCGACGAAGTCGCCGACGTTCATCACGACGCCCTCGAGGAGCAGCTGGGTCCTGCCGGTGATGAGCACCCAGGCCGCCAGGCCCAGGGCGAGTATGACGTTGAGCTGGGACAGGAAGCGGATGCCCTTGTCGACGCCGGTGGTCGCCGAGATCGCGGCGATGGTGACGGCGAGGACGACCAGGCCGATCTGGGCGGCCAGCCCCTGCTGGACGCCGAAGAGCTCGCCGAGACCGAAGTTGAGGAACACCACACCGATGCCCAGGCTGGTGGCGACGCCGAAGATCGTCCCGAGGATCGCGGCAGTGTCGACGGTATGCCCGAGCGCGCCGTCGATGCGCCGCCCGAAGATCGGGGCGAGCGCGGAGCGGACCGCCAGCGGGTAGTTGAGGCGGTAGGCGAAGAATCCGAGCGCCATGCCCATGAGGGCATACATGCCCCATCCGGTGATGCCGTAGTGGAAGAGCGTCCAGACGGTCGCCTCCCGGGCGGCCTGCACCGTCTCGCCCTCGATGACCGGGGGCGCGATGTACTGCGTCACCGGCTCGACGACGGAGAAGAACATCACGTCGGTGCCGATGCCGGCGGCGAAGAGCATCGAGGCCCAGGCGAAGGTGGAGAACTCCGGCCGGGAGTGCGCCGGGCCGAGCCGGAGGGTGCCGTAGCGGGAGATGCCGAGGTAGAGCACGAAGACGAGGATCACCGTGCCCAGCGCGATGTAGAACCAGCCGAAGGCGCCGCCGACCCACTCGGTCCAGGAGTAGATCGTGTTGTAGGCCTGCTCCGGCATGGCGATGGCCCAGATCGCGAAGAGCACGACGCCGACTAGGGAGGCGACGAAGACGGGCATCCGCACCGGTGGGGAGCCGGTCGGTTTGGCGGGTGGGGTCGGGGTGGGGGTGGCCTTCTCGGTGGTGGCGCTCATCACGGGTTCCTCTCGCTGGTGGACCCGGCCGCCCGTCGGAGCCGCTCGGCCGATGGCGGGTCCGTGATCGCGTTCCACGCGGCGTTGCGCGGATCGCCCGGCGGGTAGAGGGGCTGCCCGGCGCCGTGGCGGTACCACGGCACGTCGGCGGCAGGCAGCGGGGTATGACCCGCGATGAGGTCGGCGGCCTTCTCGGCCACCATCATCACCGGCGCGTAGATGTTGCCGTTGGTGACGAAGGGGAAGAC
Encoded here:
- the betT gene encoding choline BCCT transporter BetT, with product MSATTEKATPTPTPPAKPTGSPPVRMPVFVASLVGVVLFAIWAIAMPEQAYNTIYSWTEWVGGAFGWFYIALGTVILVFVLYLGISRYGTLRLGPAHSRPEFSTFAWASMLFAAGIGTDVMFFSVVEPVTQYIAPPVIEGETVQAAREATVWTLFHYGITGWGMYALMGMALGFFAYRLNYPLAVRSALAPIFGRRIDGALGHTVDTAAILGTIFGVATSLGIGVVFLNFGLGELFGVQQGLAAQIGLVVLAVTIAAISATTGVDKGIRFLSQLNVILALGLAAWVLITGRTQLLLEGVVMNVGDFVGRFPTMTMDTMAYDGANEWMNLWTLFFWAWWVAWASFVGLFLARISRGRTIRQFVAGTMVIPFAYIVMWVSIFGNAALDRVRGGDADFAAAAQEYDGRGFFMLLQDYPAAGLLVLVATTVGLLFYVTSADSGALVMGNLCSELRSVQEDCAPWLRIVWAAATGLLTIAVLAVGGIYALQYATVIMGLPFAIVLVLVMWGLLKALRTEMRRVESGSGTHAVPYAVGEGRGDKETWKARVARATNFVDTDDAEAYLASVVEPALTDVAAELRTRGVDAETTRGIAPPDDEDPEGGEFVELRTVEAEHPFVYRVRVGLHPVPTYGGRMIGNRDRYARLEVHLAEGGQDYDVMGYTRAQVIHDCLDAYERHLEFLRTV